One Phocaeicola dorei genomic region harbors:
- a CDS encoding SusC/RagA family TonB-linked outer membrane protein: protein MKRIRLINLILIMFCCCNMLAQNITVTGQVVDVTSEPIIGASVVVKGTANGTITNFDGKFTLSVQKGETLHISYIGYVAQDVKIMGNQPVKVVMSEDTETLDEVVVVGTAMKKSDLTGAVASVSSKVLEEKPVTNVNQALQGRVAGVFISQPTRPTDDASIKIRGINTINGSTDPIYVVDGMVMDNSFSGFNAVNLNDVASIEVLKDASATALYGSRGSNGVVVITTKKGKKGEGKVSYDGWIGFQTYANTPKTMNTRQLFELRKEAYTNGYMQTNPDGDVNAYINDVIMGSNTVFADYEFDAYNNNKNYDWLDAVSRTGVQHNHVVSLSNGNDKGSYYISFGYTDNKGVIEKSEQEKYTGRINADQQIKSWLKVGTNTTFTRTENTLVDDGVMNRARCANPMLEISDEIETLNWQGIFDQNNFNPLRSLKVDNDLVYNRLLSSNYININPIEGLNLRSTFSIDYAQKQQNKYTPNDIYESERYGTQGEAKDDRDTRTVWQWDNSLSYEASFGKHKLNAMVGTSATRTTYNYINATATGFGTNLFGYHSLGSGYKKDQRGLSTAWSEQTLLSYIARVNYNYAGKYLLTATARYDGSSKFAKGNQWGIFPSVSAAWNITEEKFMKNQTIFDQLKLRAGFGIVGNQNIDDFAYLSLYNVSYTGTSDTGYTNSFVSNGRRGTPDISWEKQKQWNLGVDMAFLQNRVRLSVDAFLIKNKDLLMSHSLPTTTGFSSTIENIGAIENKGLEFALNANLVRAKDFEWNFAATLSMDKNKVTQLYGDNDVVYNVDSDRNIQKEGNLFLGESRNTIYIWKTGGIAQEIDMDRLNKINWNGYNVNPGDLYPLDYDNNGQIDQNDRVVIGSTDPKFYGGFSTDFSWKGLSLNAVFSYSYGAKKLSPWYETLIGSTGSGVASTDLLDRWTPENTDAEFPRVLAGFDYNHYGASSMDFSVQKASFLRLSALTLAYTFPTKVINALKLANLRVYATGSNLFCLTNYNGYDPETGDWYPPTRMYTFGLNLAF, encoded by the coding sequence ATGAAAAGAATTAGGCTTATTAATTTAATCCTTATCATGTTTTGTTGCTGCAATATGCTAGCACAGAACATAACGGTTACAGGACAGGTGGTGGATGTTACATCCGAACCTATCATTGGTGCAAGTGTAGTGGTAAAAGGTACAGCCAATGGGACTATTACCAATTTTGATGGTAAATTTACATTATCAGTTCAGAAAGGGGAAACATTGCATATTTCTTATATAGGATATGTTGCACAAGATGTTAAAATAATGGGTAACCAACCAGTCAAAGTTGTGATGTCGGAGGATACTGAAACATTAGATGAAGTGGTTGTTGTAGGCACTGCGATGAAGAAGAGTGATTTGACGGGAGCTGTTGCCAGTGTTAGTTCTAAAGTATTGGAAGAAAAACCAGTAACAAATGTAAATCAAGCTCTTCAAGGTCGTGTCGCAGGTGTGTTCATTTCTCAACCTACGCGTCCTACGGATGATGCATCTATTAAAATTCGTGGTATTAATACAATTAATGGATCTACAGACCCTATTTATGTCGTAGATGGTATGGTTATGGATAATTCATTCTCTGGATTTAATGCAGTCAATTTGAATGATGTGGCTTCTATTGAGGTCTTGAAAGATGCATCAGCTACAGCTCTGTATGGTTCACGTGGTTCCAACGGTGTTGTTGTTATTACAACTAAGAAGGGTAAAAAAGGCGAAGGTAAAGTTTCTTATGATGGCTGGATTGGCTTTCAGACCTATGCTAATACTCCAAAAACTATGAATACTCGTCAATTATTTGAACTTAGAAAGGAGGCCTATACGAATGGTTATATGCAAACAAATCCTGATGGAGATGTCAATGCTTATATCAATGATGTGATAATGGGATCGAATACTGTTTTTGCTGATTATGAATTCGATGCCTACAACAATAATAAAAATTATGATTGGCTGGATGCTGTGAGCCGTACTGGAGTACAACACAATCATGTAGTAAGTCTTTCGAATGGCAATGATAAAGGTTCTTATTATATTAGTTTTGGTTATACAGACAATAAAGGTGTAATTGAGAAGTCTGAACAAGAAAAATACACAGGACGTATTAATGCGGATCAACAGATTAAATCCTGGCTGAAAGTAGGTACTAATACAACTTTTACACGTACCGAGAACACGTTGGTTGATGATGGAGTAATGAATCGTGCACGTTGTGCTAATCCGATGTTGGAAATTTCTGATGAGATTGAAACTTTAAATTGGCAAGGTATTTTTGACCAAAATAATTTTAATCCATTACGTTCTTTGAAAGTCGATAATGATTTGGTGTATAATCGCTTGTTGAGCTCTAATTATATTAATATCAATCCTATTGAAGGATTAAACTTGCGTTCTACTTTCTCTATTGATTATGCTCAAAAGCAGCAAAATAAATATACCCCGAATGATATTTATGAGTCGGAACGTTATGGAACACAAGGTGAAGCCAAAGATGATAGAGATACACGTACTGTATGGCAATGGGATAATTCATTGTCTTATGAAGCCTCTTTCGGTAAACATAAGTTGAATGCGATGGTTGGTACCAGTGCTACACGGACTACGTATAATTATATTAATGCTACGGCAACAGGGTTTGGCACTAATTTATTTGGATATCATAGTTTGGGATCTGGTTATAAAAAAGATCAGCGCGGCTTAAGTACAGCTTGGTCCGAGCAAACATTATTATCTTATATCGCTCGTGTTAACTATAACTATGCGGGTAAATATTTATTGACGGCGACAGCGCGTTACGACGGTTCTTCTAAATTTGCTAAAGGAAATCAGTGGGGTATTTTTCCGTCTGTGTCTGCAGCTTGGAATATTACAGAAGAAAAGTTCATGAAAAATCAGACGATTTTTGATCAGTTAAAGTTACGTGCTGGTTTTGGTATCGTTGGTAATCAGAATATTGATGATTTTGCCTATTTATCTTTATATAATGTCAGCTATACGGGTACTTCCGATACAGGTTATACGAATTCTTTTGTTTCCAATGGGCGACGTGGTACTCCAGATATTAGTTGGGAGAAACAAAAACAATGGAATTTAGGAGTAGATATGGCTTTCTTACAGAATAGAGTGCGTTTGTCTGTTGATGCTTTCTTGATAAAAAATAAGGATTTGTTAATGAGCCATTCGTTGCCTACGACTACTGGTTTCAGCAGTACTATTGAAAATATAGGTGCGATTGAAAACAAAGGTTTGGAATTTGCTTTGAATGCCAATTTGGTAAGAGCTAAAGATTTTGAATGGAATTTTGCAGCTACATTGTCTATGGATAAAAATAAGGTAACTCAATTATATGGTGATAATGATGTTGTATATAATGTAGATAGTGATCGTAATATTCAAAAAGAAGGTAATTTATTCCTTGGTGAGTCTCGTAACACAATTTATATTTGGAAAACAGGTGGAATCGCCCAAGAAATTGATATGGATCGTTTGAATAAAATAAATTGGAATGGATATAATGTGAATCCTGGTGATTTGTATCCGTTGGATTATGATAATAATGGACAGATAGATCAAAATGACCGTGTTGTAATTGGTTCCACTGATCCTAAGTTTTATGGCGGTTTTTCTACAGATTTTTCTTGGAAGGGATTGTCTTTAAATGCAGTATTCAGTTATTCTTATGGGGCTAAAAAATTGAGTCCTTGGTATGAAACTTTGATTGGAAGTACTGGATCTGGAGTCGCATCAACGGATTTGTTGGATCGTTGGACTCCTGAAAATACAGATGCTGAATTTCCACGTGTGTTGGCTGGCTTTGATTATAATCATTATGGTGCAAGTTCTATGGATTTTAGTGTACAGAAAGCTTCTTTCTTGCGTTTGTCTGCTCTGACATTGGCCTATACTTTCCCAACTAAAGTGATAAATGCTCTGAAACTGGCTAACCTGCGTGTTTATGCCACTGGTTCTAATCTTTTTTGCTTAACTAATTATAATGGTTATGATCCGGAAACTGGTGATTGGTATCCTCCTACACGTATGTATACTTTTGGTCTTAATTTGGCTTTTTAA
- a CDS encoding hybrid sensor histidine kinase/response regulator transcription factor: MKKTLLILCCLYVVFTLQAVDRGLSNFYFSHITGENGLSQSNVKAIIQDSYGFMWFGTKNGLNRFDGTSIVQMNCDDYVAGTGNHNISALFEDKERQLWVGTDRGVYRYNPALDIFTAMNMETEEGVNMNNWVSNIVADSIGNIWIVIPDQGVFRYKDEKLYFYEVTNKEHFKTEAPDCILVRPDGDVWVGTWGVGLFRYDRNTDKFEQYCVDKTGRSLKGKNINFICNYGDWIAMAIHEGELMKYNPGTNQLVKIDIPEANHTFVRNVACFDNELWVGTHEGLFVVNERKNKIVHLKQDLMRPFSLSDKIIYTIYRDREGGIWLGTMFGGVDYLPHHDLLFDKYVPGSDGNSLTTKRVREIASDNKGNIWIGTEDDGVNILNIASGKVRRLRLNDYDKGNYMVTLGMFVKGSQLFCGLFKQGLDVIQLPENKVCHYTPEELNIGEGSVYTFFIDNEGYKWIGTGWGLYKAAPTSFHFDKVEEVGFDWIFDVFQDKDGMMWFASMGSGLWKYDPHKNLFKKYTHEEGKENTLSSNSVSSVMQDCKGRIWISTDRGGICCYNSQTDDFTTFSIKDGLPDDVAYKILEDEQSNLWFGTNRGLVRFNPESKDIRVYTTKDGLLGNQFNYKSALKGEDGKFYFGGIDGLIAFDPNSSEKINFLPPVYISKFSIYNQEITVHTPNSPLKKCIEHTDEIILPYDQANISFDVALLSYSTTESNQYYYKLVPLDKDWIRAASNQNISYAKLPPGDYILQVRATNSAKEGPYATRSLSIVILPPWWQSVWAYFLYIIWGICVVLCWFFWYRRRKEKQMEEKQKLFEIEKEKELYESKVSFFTEIAHEVRTPLTLINGPLEAIEEMDIKDQKLNKNLKVIGQNTKRLLDLTGQLLDFQKIGASKFELKFETVDVTALLNETIARFEPTILQKQKELLQHIPQERIMAAIDKEAITKVLSNLLNNALKYARHTITIDLFQDEADFTVRIVSDGEKIPEASSQQIFEPFYQMEKKDTVRMGVGIGLPLARSLATLHKGRLYLDIEQPENTFVLIIPLNKEEVRQQIEKVVEQNIEVLDEETSTETDQMKGYTLLLVEDNESMRSFIFERLEVLFTVETAVNGQEALDVLRSNHIDLVISDIMMPVMNGYELCKEIKGDIDLCHIPVIFLTAKNDLESKINGLKIGAEAYVEKPFSFNYLKSQILSLLSNRRKEREAFSKRPFFPVHNMQMNKADEEFMNKVINVIQENISDENFNVERMADILCMSRSSLLRKIKILFNLSPIDFIRLIRLKKAAELIQEGKYRIGDICYMVGINSSSYFSKLFLKQFGMTPKEFEKQYQTSKEKAKIDLTENL; the protein is encoded by the coding sequence ATGAAAAAGACTTTGCTCATTTTATGTTGTTTGTATGTTGTATTTACATTACAGGCAGTTGATAGGGGATTGTCCAATTTTTATTTTTCTCATATAACGGGTGAGAATGGACTATCACAAAGTAATGTGAAGGCTATCATTCAGGATAGTTACGGGTTTATGTGGTTTGGTACAAAAAATGGTTTGAACCGTTTTGATGGAACTTCTATTGTACAGATGAACTGTGATGACTATGTAGCCGGTACGGGAAACCATAATATTTCTGCTTTGTTTGAAGATAAGGAACGTCAGTTATGGGTAGGAACGGATAGAGGAGTCTATCGTTATAATCCTGCCTTGGATATATTCACGGCAATGAATATGGAAACAGAAGAAGGGGTGAATATGAATAATTGGGTATCTAATATTGTGGCGGATTCTATTGGGAATATTTGGATTGTAATTCCTGATCAGGGAGTTTTTCGCTATAAGGATGAGAAGCTTTATTTTTATGAAGTAACCAACAAAGAGCATTTTAAAACAGAAGCTCCGGATTGTATTTTGGTACGCCCTGATGGTGATGTTTGGGTTGGTACATGGGGAGTCGGACTTTTTCGATATGATAGAAATACGGATAAATTTGAACAATATTGTGTTGATAAAACCGGGCGTTCGTTAAAGGGAAAGAATATTAATTTTATTTGTAATTATGGTGATTGGATTGCAATGGCTATTCATGAAGGGGAACTAATGAAATATAATCCCGGTACGAATCAGCTGGTAAAAATAGATATACCGGAGGCTAACCATACATTTGTACGTAATGTAGCCTGTTTTGACAATGAACTATGGGTGGGAACTCACGAAGGTTTGTTTGTTGTAAATGAGAGGAAGAATAAAATAGTTCATTTGAAGCAAGATCTGATGCGTCCGTTCAGTTTGTCAGATAAGATTATTTATACTATTTACCGAGATCGGGAAGGGGGAATTTGGCTGGGAACCATGTTTGGCGGGGTGGATTATCTGCCTCATCATGATTTATTGTTTGATAAATATGTACCTGGGAGTGATGGGAACTCATTAACAACGAAACGGGTAAGAGAGATAGCTTCTGATAATAAGGGTAACATATGGATTGGCACTGAAGATGATGGGGTGAACATATTAAATATTGCTTCCGGAAAGGTAAGGCGGTTGAGATTGAACGATTATGATAAAGGGAACTATATGGTTACTTTGGGAATGTTTGTCAAAGGAAGCCAATTGTTCTGTGGCTTGTTTAAGCAAGGATTGGATGTGATTCAATTACCCGAGAATAAAGTTTGTCATTATACTCCTGAGGAGTTAAATATAGGAGAAGGAAGTGTTTATACTTTTTTTATAGATAATGAAGGATATAAGTGGATTGGTACAGGCTGGGGACTTTATAAAGCTGCTCCTACAAGTTTTCATTTTGACAAAGTGGAAGAAGTGGGATTTGATTGGATTTTTGATGTATTTCAAGATAAAGATGGAATGATGTGGTTCGCCTCCATGGGAAGTGGGTTATGGAAGTATGATCCCCATAAGAATCTTTTTAAAAAGTATACTCATGAGGAAGGTAAGGAAAATACATTGAGCTCTAATTCTGTGAGTTCTGTCATGCAGGATTGTAAAGGCCGTATTTGGATTTCTACGGATCGTGGTGGTATTTGTTGTTATAATTCTCAAACGGATGATTTTACTACTTTTTCTATCAAAGACGGTTTACCAGATGATGTGGCTTATAAGATCTTGGAAGATGAACAATCAAATTTATGGTTTGGAACAAATCGTGGACTGGTTAGATTTAATCCGGAATCAAAAGATATACGGGTGTATACCACTAAAGATGGTCTATTAGGGAATCAGTTTAATTATAAGTCAGCTTTGAAGGGTGAGGACGGTAAGTTTTATTTTGGTGGTATAGACGGATTGATTGCATTTGATCCTAACTCTTCAGAGAAAATAAATTTCTTACCACCTGTTTATATTTCAAAGTTCAGCATTTATAATCAGGAAATAACAGTTCACACTCCTAATTCTCCTTTGAAAAAGTGTATAGAACATACAGATGAAATTATATTACCTTATGATCAGGCAAATATTAGTTTCGATGTTGCTTTATTAAGTTATTCTACTACGGAGTCCAATCAGTATTATTATAAATTAGTTCCGTTGGACAAAGACTGGATACGGGCAGCGAGTAATCAGAATATTTCTTACGCTAAACTGCCTCCGGGAGATTATATCTTGCAAGTGCGGGCTACCAATAGTGCCAAAGAAGGCCCTTATGCTACCCGGTCTTTATCCATTGTTATTCTGCCTCCTTGGTGGCAGTCCGTCTGGGCTTATTTTCTGTATATTATATGGGGAATCTGTGTTGTACTTTGCTGGTTCTTTTGGTATAGAAGACGCAAAGAGAAACAGATGGAAGAAAAGCAGAAGTTATTTGAAATTGAGAAGGAGAAAGAACTCTATGAATCAAAAGTCAGTTTCTTTACTGAAATAGCTCATGAGGTGCGCACGCCCTTGACATTGATAAATGGTCCGTTGGAAGCAATTGAGGAAATGGATATCAAGGATCAGAAATTGAATAAGAATTTGAAAGTAATCGGGCAGAATACCAAGAGATTATTAGATTTGACTGGACAGTTGCTTGATTTTCAGAAAATAGGGGCGAGCAAATTTGAACTGAAATTTGAAACGGTTGATGTAACGGCATTGCTGAATGAAACGATTGCTCGTTTTGAGCCTACTATTCTGCAAAAGCAGAAAGAGTTATTGCAGCATATTCCCCAAGAAAGAATTATGGCTGCCATAGATAAGGAGGCTATCACAAAAGTATTGAGTAATTTGTTGAATAATGCTTTGAAATATGCCCGTCATACCATTACGATAGATTTATTCCAAGATGAAGCTGATTTTACAGTTCGTATTGTCAGTGACGGAGAAAAGATACCTGAAGCGTCCAGCCAACAGATTTTTGAACCCTTTTATCAGATGGAGAAGAAGGATACAGTTCGGATGGGAGTAGGCATAGGATTACCTTTAGCTCGTTCGCTAGCCACTTTACATAAAGGCAGGCTTTATTTGGATATAGAACAACCGGAGAATACATTTGTTTTGATCATTCCTTTGAATAAAGAGGAAGTAAGGCAGCAAATAGAGAAGGTAGTGGAGCAAAATATAGAAGTATTGGATGAGGAAACATCAACAGAAACAGACCAAATGAAAGGTTATACTTTATTGTTAGTAGAGGACAATGAAAGTATGAGATCTTTTATCTTTGAACGATTGGAAGTTTTGTTTACGGTGGAAACTGCTGTGAATGGACAGGAAGCGTTGGATGTTTTACGTAGTAATCACATAGATTTGGTAATCAGTGATATCATGATGCCGGTGATGAATGGCTATGAATTATGTAAGGAAATAAAGGGGGATATTGATTTGTGTCATATTCCGGTTATTTTCCTTACCGCCAAGAACGATTTGGAGAGTAAAATTAACGGATTGAAGATAGGAGCGGAAGCTTATGTGGAGAAACCTTTTTCTTTCAATTATTTGAAGAGTCAGATTTTGTCTTTACTCAGCAATCGTAGAAAAGAACGTGAGGCATTCTCTAAACGTCCTTTTTTTCCTGTGCATAATATGCAGATGAACAAGGCGGATGAAGAATTTATGAATAAAGTAATTAATGTAATTCAAGAGAATATTTCAGATGAAAATTTCAATGTGGAACGTATGGCTGATATCTTATGTATGAGCCGTTCCAGCTTATTGAGGAAAATAAAGATTCTGTTTAATCTTTCACCCATAGATTTCATTCGGTTGATCCGTTTGAAAAAAGCGGCCGAATTGATTCAGGAAGGTAAATACCGTATTGGGGATATCTGTTATATGGTAGGAATAAACTCTTCATCTTATTTCAGTAAATTATTCCTGAAACAATTCGGAATGACTCCGAAAGAGTTTGAGAAACAGTATCAAACATCCAAGGAAAAAGCTAAAATAGATTTGACGGAGAATCTCTGA
- a CDS encoding glycoside hydrolase family 97 protein, with the protein MKKKNIFLLLVTWCLCVFAQAQTPSAYELSSPNGQLALTIENGRVLQYSLSLEGKPVIHPSAICMTMENGNIWGKNGEVVGTSTRSTSEKVYPVAGNYRELTDHYNELSLKFKDGYSVIFRMYNEGMAYRFCGNLPEQDSLIVADEEASFNLGDDPAVILPETTDFTAWELSNVLYEGISKIEEHKYGITPTLFTNKMQNVRVVVAESDLNNYPGMYLRKEDGKMKGYWAAYPKKIEMGSWGNFITVVKERENYLARTAGNHAFPWRIAIVAKDDKELLTNEMIYLLAKPQQIKDTDWIRPGKATWEWWHCAILEKAPFPSGHQNLSTQMYKYYIDFASENKIPYLLVDAGWSNVFNHADLNKNIDIKEVIRYGKEKKVGVWLWTVAATLFQHPHCYLDSISKWGAVGVKIDFFDRDDAQIIPQYENLAKACAERHLMVDFHGCSKPTGLHRAYPNILSYEAMRCAECFKWDTTSNPDYQLQCIFARMLGGGIDYTPGSMRNSTLEKFKPIDPGLPSSLGTRSHELALFVVLSAPFASLCDSPDEYRKYPDILKYLAEVPTSWDQTIPLAARVGEYAVLAKQKGNTWYIGGLNAWGERTIQVDCSFLPQDKKYTIEIFQDKKRSNKNANLYEHKIMDIDNKNIIEMFMASGGGFVIVIREKK; encoded by the coding sequence ATGAAAAAAAAGAATATTTTCCTTTTGTTGGTAACATGGTGTCTGTGCGTTTTTGCACAGGCACAAACACCGTCAGCTTATGAATTATCATCCCCAAACGGGCAATTGGCACTTACTATAGAGAATGGAAGGGTATTACAATATTCTTTAAGTTTGGAAGGTAAGCCTGTCATTCATCCCTCTGCTATTTGTATGACGATGGAAAATGGAAATATATGGGGAAAGAATGGTGAAGTGGTAGGAACTTCTACAAGGAGTACTTCCGAGAAGGTTTATCCGGTAGCTGGTAACTATCGTGAATTAACAGACCATTATAATGAACTTTCTTTGAAATTCAAGGATGGTTATTCAGTTATATTCCGGATGTATAATGAAGGAATGGCATATCGTTTTTGTGGAAATCTTCCGGAGCAGGATTCTTTGATTGTAGCTGATGAAGAAGCTTCTTTTAATCTGGGCGATGATCCGGCAGTTATTTTACCCGAAACAACTGATTTTACAGCTTGGGAGTTGAGCAATGTGCTTTACGAGGGCATTTCTAAAATAGAAGAACATAAATATGGTATTACACCAACTTTATTTACAAACAAGATGCAGAATGTGCGTGTTGTGGTGGCTGAATCAGATTTGAATAACTATCCGGGTATGTATCTTCGTAAGGAAGATGGCAAGATGAAAGGTTATTGGGCGGCCTATCCTAAAAAAATAGAGATGGGCAGTTGGGGAAATTTTATTACGGTAGTTAAAGAGAGGGAGAATTATTTAGCACGTACTGCTGGTAATCATGCTTTCCCTTGGCGTATAGCTATTGTAGCCAAGGATGATAAGGAACTACTGACTAATGAAATGATTTACTTACTGGCCAAGCCCCAACAAATAAAGGATACGGATTGGATTCGTCCTGGTAAAGCAACTTGGGAATGGTGGCATTGTGCTATTTTGGAAAAAGCTCCTTTCCCTTCCGGTCATCAAAACCTTTCGACGCAGATGTACAAGTATTATATTGATTTCGCTTCCGAAAACAAGATACCTTATCTGCTGGTCGATGCCGGTTGGAGCAATGTTTTTAATCATGCTGATTTGAATAAGAATATTGATATAAAAGAGGTGATACGCTATGGAAAAGAAAAAAAAGTAGGTGTATGGCTTTGGACTGTTGCTGCTACTTTATTCCAACATCCGCATTGTTATTTGGATTCTATCAGCAAATGGGGTGCTGTTGGGGTAAAAATAGATTTTTTTGATCGTGATGATGCCCAAATAATCCCTCAATATGAAAATCTGGCAAAGGCTTGTGCTGAGCGGCATCTTATGGTGGATTTTCATGGATGCAGCAAGCCTACCGGACTTCATCGGGCATATCCTAATATCCTTTCTTATGAAGCCATGCGATGTGCGGAATGTTTTAAGTGGGATACCACTTCTAATCCGGATTATCAGCTTCAATGTATCTTTGCCCGTATGCTGGGAGGTGGAATTGATTATACTCCGGGTTCGATGCGTAACAGCACATTGGAGAAATTTAAGCCGATCGATCCGGGGTTGCCTAGTTCATTGGGGACTCGTTCACATGAATTGGCCTTGTTTGTTGTACTTTCCGCACCATTTGCCAGTTTATGTGATTCTCCGGATGAGTATCGTAAGTATCCTGATATTTTAAAGTATTTAGCGGAAGTACCGACTTCATGGGATCAGACGATTCCCTTAGCTGCCCGTGTGGGCGAATATGCCGTGTTGGCCAAGCAGAAAGGAAATACTTGGTATATAGGCGGATTGAATGCTTGGGGAGAGAGAACAATTCAGGTGGATTGCTCTTTCCTGCCTCAGGATAAGAAATATACCATTGAAATTTTTCAGGATAAAAAAAGAAGTAACAAGAATGCTAATTTATACGAACATAAAATAATGGATATAGATAATAAGAATATTATTGAAATGTTTATGGCTTCTGGTGGGGGATTTGTAATAGTCATTCGTGAAAAGAAATAG